Below is a genomic region from Kribbella qitaiheensis.
CCGCTGACCGGTCTGCTGTTCACCGCGTCCCGGATCGTGCCGCGGTTGCTGGGCAGGGTCGACGGTGGGCGGCTGATGATCGCCGGTGCGATCTCGGTAACCGCAGGCATGATCTGGCTGACCAGGCTGACCATCGACAGCCACTACCTGACCGGAGTCGTCGGTCCGCTGGTGCTGTTCGGGCTGGGCGCCGGGATGATCTTCATCCCGCTGACCGGTCGCGCATTGGCCGGCGTACAGCCGGAGAACGCAGGCGCCGCCTCGGGTCTGCTGAATGTTCTCCAGCAGGTGGGCGGTGCCCTCGGCCTCGGCATCCTGGTCACCATCTTCGGTACCGCGAGCCGCTCGTCCATCGCCGACGGTGGTTCGGCCAACCCGACCGAAAGGGCCCGGGAGATCCTCACCGACGGTGTCCACGCCGCGTTCATCGGCTCGGCGATCTACGCCGCGCTGACGCTCACGGTGATCATCCTCGGCGTCCGCCCCTGGATCCGCCGCAACGCGGCCCCAGTTCCGGCGACCGCCCTCGAGCCCGAGGCCGTGGACTCGCACATCTAGCAGGAAGCTGTCGGCGACCGGCGGTGGGGCGCCGGTCGCCGATGCCGTGGCTCAGAACGGGCGTCGGTAGGTGACGCTCTTGGACTTGACGCTGAAGTCCAGGCTCTCGTAGAGGCCGAGTGCGCCGGTGGGGTTCTCGGCGTCGACCCCGAGCGAGGCGCGCTGGAAACCGATCCCGGCCGCTTCGGTCATCGAGCGGGTGAGGACGAGCCGACCCAGACCACGGCCGCGGTGAGTGCGACGGGTGCCGAGCTGCCCGATCCAAACATCGCGGACCCCGGTGACCGCGGTATCGGCCTCGTGCTCGTAGCCGAGGGAGTACGCCACGATCTGATCGTCGTCGAGGACCAGGAACGAGACCCCCGGGCGGAACCCGCGCGAGCCGGTGAACCAGGTCTGCCAGGACGACTCGTCTCTCGGGGTCGAACCCCAGTGGTCCCGCGTACGGGAACGACGGCGACGCTCTCGTCTACCTGACCTACTCGTTCACCACCGCCGACCGTCGCCGCCAGATCACCGTCTCGCTCACCCCCTGGGGTCCCGACCGGAATTCCACCGACGACGCCGTCGACGCGCTGATCGATCGAGCGCTCTGCTAGCCGGCGGGCTGCCGGCAAAGCCACGCCACCGCCAGCGGGTAGCGGTACTCGATCCCGCCGTGCGTCCCCTCGAACAACTCGAAGTGCACGCGCTCATCCGGTAGGCCGGCCTTCTGGACGGACTGCCGGAAGGCGGTCGCGCCCAGATCGAGGTAGTACTCGTCCTGCTTGCCCGCGTCGATCCACACCGCGCGCATCGACCGCAACGCCTCGCCGTACTCAGGCTGCTTGGCCATCTCCACCGGATCGTTCGCCAGCCACCGCTCCCAGATCTCGGGGACGACCACCCCGAGCTCGTTGAACGGCAGCTGGACTGTCCCGTCAGGCAACGCCGAGTACGCCGAGGCGTAGCCGTACATCTCCAGCAACTCCAGATCGAGCCGGCTGTTCTGCCCCGACCGGCTCCCGAAGTCGGCGAAGAACTTCTCGTACGACCCTTCGTACAGATCACGCAGTTGGCGGGCGCGCTGCGCGAACTCAGGCCGGTAGGCCACGTCGAACAAGGCGTCTCCGGCGTGGGTCGCCAGTGCGCCGAAGATGTCGGGCCGGTGCATCGGCGTCACCATCGCGGCGTACCCGCCACTCGACTTCCCGGTGATCGCGCGGTGGTCCCGATCGGCAAGCGTCCGGTAGCGCCCGTCCACCCACGGCACGATCTCGTCGCAGAGGTAGGTCTGGTACTGCCCGGTGCCGGGGGAGTCGAGGTACTGGCTGCCGCCCAATCGGGTCCAGCCGTCGACGAACACCACGATCGCCGGCGGTACGTCACCGGTCGCGAACATCGCGTCCAGCAACTCGGGGTACGGCTGCCGGAAGGGCTGCCGGTTGAACCACATCCCGAGGTGCCCGGTGTACCCCATCGCCACATAGATCGACGGGTACCGCTGCTCCGACCCGTCGTACCCGGGCGGCAGGTAGACCAGGACCGGACGTTCGTGCGGATCCCCGAGCACGTTTCCCCGCAGTACGGTGCTGTCGAAGACGGGCTGTTCGAACCGGCCGGCCAGTTCCGCGGACCAGGGCAACATCAGGCAACCTCACATCGAGTCGGGGGCCTTGATGCCGAGCAGGCCCAGACCATCGTGCAACACGGTCCGGGTCGCCGCGCACAGGCCCAGCCGGCCGGCCCGCTGTTCACCAGTACTCGGCAGCACCGGGCAGGTCTCGTAGAACGCCGAAAGCGCGCTCGCGACCTCGTACAGATAGGTGCACAACTTGTGCGGCTGCAGGGTTTCAGCAACCTGTACGACGGCGTCGCCGAAGCCGGTCAGCAGCAACGCCAGCCGCTGCTCGGCCGGCTCCGCCAGCATCGTCACAGGTCCGGGCGCCTCGCCGGCCTTGTCGAGCAACCGGGTCAACCGGGCATGCGCGTACTGCAGGTACGGGCCGGTGTTGCCCGACATCGCCACCATCCGGTCGAGGTCGAACACGTAGTCGTTGATCCGGTCACTGGCCAGATCCGCGTACTTCACGGCCCCGATTCCGACCGCGTCGGCGATCGCCTGCCGCTGGGCCGCCGGCATCTCGTCGTCCCGGCCGGCCAGTAACGCGGACGCCCGAGCGACCGCATCGGCCAGCAGGGAAGCGAGCCGGACCGTGCCACCATCTCTTGTCTTGAAGGGTTTCCCGTCCGGACCAAGAACGGTGCCAAAGGCAACATGTTCGGCCTGCGTCGTGGCGGGCAGCCAGCCGGCATTCCGGGCGAGCGTGAAGATCTGCTGGAAATGCAGGCCCTGCCGGTGGTCGACGACATAGATGATCCGGTCCGCGTGCAGGTCGGCCACCCGATACCGGACGGCGGCGAGATCCGTCGCGCTGTAGCCGAACCCGCCGTCGGACTTCCGGACGATCACCGGCAGTGGAGAACCGTCCCGGCCGACGAAGCCGGGCAGGAACGCACACTGCGCGCCGTCGGACTCCGTCAGCAGCCCGGCGGCCGCCAGGTCATCGACAATCCCTGGCAGTTGGTCGTTGTACGCACTCTCGCCGACAACGTCCGACCGGTCCAGCGGCGAGCCGAGTACGGCGTAGAGCCGGTCGAACTCGACCAGCGAGACCTCGACCATCTGCGCCCAGATCGCGAGCGTCGCGGCGTCACCCGATTGCAGCAGCACCACCCGGGCCCGGGACCGGTCCGCGAAGGCAGGCTCGGTGTCGAAGTGCTTCCGTCCCCGCTGGTAAAGCTGCTGAAGCCCTTCGATATCAAGGGATCCCACCTCGAGCTGCTCGAAGAGAACCTGCTCGACCATCATCCCGAACTGGGTGCCCCAGTCGCCGACATGGTTCTGCCGGATCACCTCGTACCCGACGTAGGCCAGCACATTGCACAGCGCATCGCCGATCACCGTCGACCGCAGATGCCCGACATGCATCTGCTTGGCCACATTGGGCTGCGAGTAGTCGACCACAACCCGCTCGCCCCG
It encodes:
- the argS gene encoding arginine--tRNA ligase; translation: MSALLPVLAARLSAAATATFGTSYAEVGPELRAATRPEFGHFQTSLALKLAKSLGLPPRVIAERLVAAAELDDLCSLEIAGPGFVNLTVHSSVLAAAVNSLAGQLPARGERVVVDYSQPNVAKQMHVGHLRSTVIGDALCNVLAYVGYEVIRQNHVGDWGTQFGMMVEQVLFEQLEVGSLDIEGLQQLYQRGRKHFDTEPAFADRSRARVVLLQSGDAATLAIWAQMVEVSLVEFDRLYAVLGSPLDRSDVVGESAYNDQLPGIVDDLAAAGLLTESDGAQCAFLPGFVGRDGSPLPVIVRKSDGGFGYSATDLAAVRYRVADLHADRIIYVVDHRQGLHFQQIFTLARNAGWLPATTQAEHVAFGTVLGPDGKPFKTRDGGTVRLASLLADAVARASALLAGRDDEMPAAQRQAIADAVGIGAVKYADLASDRINDYVFDLDRMVAMSGNTGPYLQYAHARLTRLLDKAGEAPGPVTMLAEPAEQRLALLLTGFGDAVVQVAETLQPHKLCTYLYEVASALSAFYETCPVLPSTGEQRAGRLGLCAATRTVLHDGLGLLGIKAPDSM
- a CDS encoding alpha/beta hydrolase yields the protein MLPWSAELAGRFEQPVFDSTVLRGNVLGDPHERPVLVYLPPGYDGSEQRYPSIYVAMGYTGHLGMWFNRQPFRQPYPELLDAMFATGDVPPAIVVFVDGWTRLGGSQYLDSPGTGQYQTYLCDEIVPWVDGRYRTLADRDHRAITGKSSGGYAAMVTPMHRPDIFGALATHAGDALFDVAYRPEFAQRARQLRDLYEGSYEKFFADFGSRSGQNSRLDLELLEMYGYASAYSALPDGTVQLPFNELGVVVPEIWERWLANDPVEMAKQPEYGEALRSMRAVWIDAGKQDEYYLDLGATAFRQSVQKAGLPDERVHFELFEGTHGGIEYRYPLAVAWLCRQPAG